A stretch of Caballeronia sp. NK8 DNA encodes these proteins:
- the tssF gene encoding type VI secretion system baseplate subunit TssF — protein MNPAFLRYYSQELQHVREMGGEFAAAFPKIAGRLALDGVECADPYVERLLEGFSFLAARVQMKLDAEFPRFTQHLLEQAYPHYLAPTPSMTVVQLQADHANPQLAASADGIVVPRHTALRGMLDKSASTRCEYRTAHALTLWPIEIAQAKFFTHAGSLNAAALPAGVKAGLRLRVRATGSLGFERLSLDRLALYLRGPDGLPARLHERLLAHCVGVAVMHPGNGASAATTLAVLPGTTLQPLGFAEDEALLPVGRQSFDGYRLLQEYFAFAPRFMFVELAGLRAALRLCHGREAEIVILLDQADASLERGVDASNFALDCTPAINLFRRRTDRVALSDTEFEYHVVVDRTRPMDYEIHQIDEVTGYGAGADAQKQYRPFHCANDLDLPGEGGAFYQLRREARRASVRQQQNGARSSYLGSEAFIALVDAASAPESGEARQLGISAWCTNRDLPLSMPVGAGSTDFTLDAEAPVTAVRCVAGPSRPLPSFAQGPAAWRLLDHLSLNYASLVDTNEQEGARALRELLTLYCPADDAAAHRQVEGLRSVSCAPVVRRLPSPGPIVYGRGLAITLHFDDAAFEGASAFLLGAVLAQFFAQYVSINSFTETHVATLARGPVMRWPARTGRCATL, from the coding sequence ATGAATCCCGCGTTCCTCAGGTATTACAGCCAGGAGCTTCAGCACGTCCGCGAGATGGGCGGAGAATTCGCCGCTGCGTTTCCGAAGATCGCCGGGCGGCTCGCGCTCGATGGCGTCGAATGCGCGGACCCGTATGTCGAGCGGTTGCTGGAGGGCTTCAGCTTTCTCGCCGCGCGCGTGCAGATGAAGCTCGACGCCGAGTTCCCGCGCTTCACGCAGCATCTGCTGGAACAGGCGTATCCGCACTATCTCGCGCCGACGCCGTCGATGACCGTCGTGCAGTTGCAGGCCGACCACGCGAACCCGCAACTCGCGGCGAGCGCCGATGGCATCGTGGTGCCGCGTCATACGGCGCTGCGCGGCATGCTCGACAAGTCCGCGTCGACGCGCTGCGAATATCGCACCGCGCATGCGCTCACGCTGTGGCCCATCGAGATCGCGCAGGCGAAGTTCTTCACGCATGCCGGATCGCTGAACGCGGCGGCGCTGCCCGCGGGTGTCAAGGCGGGACTGCGCCTGCGTGTGCGCGCGACCGGCTCGCTCGGCTTCGAGCGCCTCTCGCTCGACCGTCTCGCGCTGTATCTGCGCGGCCCGGATGGCCTGCCGGCCAGGCTGCACGAGCGGCTGCTCGCGCATTGCGTCGGCGTCGCGGTGATGCATCCGGGCAATGGCGCGAGCGCCGCAACCACGCTCGCCGTGCTGCCCGGCACGACGCTGCAGCCGCTCGGCTTTGCCGAAGACGAGGCGCTTCTGCCGGTTGGCCGGCAATCGTTCGACGGCTATCGCCTGCTGCAGGAATATTTCGCCTTCGCGCCGCGCTTCATGTTCGTCGAACTGGCAGGCTTGCGCGCTGCGCTGCGTCTTTGCCACGGGCGGGAAGCAGAGATCGTGATCCTGCTCGATCAGGCGGATGCGTCGCTCGAACGCGGCGTCGATGCCTCGAATTTCGCGCTCGACTGCACGCCCGCCATCAACCTGTTTCGCCGCCGCACCGACCGCGTCGCGCTGTCGGACACGGAGTTCGAGTATCACGTCGTGGTCGATCGCACGCGTCCGATGGACTACGAAATCCATCAGATCGACGAAGTCACCGGCTATGGCGCGGGCGCCGATGCGCAGAAGCAGTATCGGCCTTTCCACTGCGCGAACGATCTCGACCTGCCGGGCGAGGGCGGCGCGTTCTATCAACTGCGGCGCGAGGCGCGGCGCGCGTCGGTGCGGCAGCAGCAGAACGGCGCGCGCAGCAGCTACCTCGGCAGCGAAGCGTTCATCGCGCTGGTCGATGCGGCGAGCGCGCCCGAAAGCGGCGAAGCGCGCCAGCTCGGCATCAGCGCGTGGTGCACGAACCGCGACCTGCCGCTCTCGATGCCGGTCGGCGCGGGCTCGACCGACTTCACGCTCGACGCCGAAGCGCCCGTCACCGCCGTGCGCTGCGTCGCGGGTCCGAGCCGGCCGCTGCCTTCGTTCGCGCAAGGGCCGGCGGCGTGGCGGCTGCTCGATCATCTTTCGCTTAACTACGCATCGCTCGTCGATACGAACGAGCAGGAAGGCGCCCGCGCGCTGCGCGAACTGCTCACGCTCTACTGCCCCGCCGATGACGCCGCCGCGCATCGTCAGGTCGAAGGGCTGCGTTCGGTGTCGTGCGCGCCGGTCGTGCGCCGTTTGCCTTCGCCGGGTCCGATCGTCTACGGGCGCGGCCTCGCGATCACGCTGCACTTCGACGACGCCGCATTCGAAGGCGCGAGCGCATTCCTGCTCGGCGCGGTGCTCGCGCAGTTCTTCGCGCAGTACGTGTCGATCAATTCGTTCACCGAGACCCACGTCGCGACGCTCGCGCGTGGTCCGGTCATGCGGTGGCCAGCGAGGACCGGACGATGCGCGACGCTCTGA
- the tssG gene encoding type VI secretion system baseplate subunit TssG: MRDALTIDGVLARDARRFDFFQALRLIEQAHAERPRLGRSLSARDDAVRLSQDPELIFHPTTLGDYAPGEDGKPGRLAVNFLGLLGPNGPLPTHLTAYVRERARNANDPTLARFLDVFHHRMLSLFYRAWADAQPVVSADRPRDDRFAGYVGSLFGLGAPALADRDAVPDSAKRHFAGVLAAPTRHADGLRLILARFFGVNVSIEPWRGHWIALPEDARTRLCGARLGISTVVGTRVWDCQHKFRIVIGPLGYVDFMRFLPGGASLTKLADWVRNYVRDPLDWDVALHLKREEVPPLRLQGHSTKGARLGWNTWLTSGAPVHDNHRVVIAGQAQANQKQARSKETSHD, translated from the coding sequence ATGCGCGACGCTCTGACCATCGACGGCGTGCTCGCCCGCGACGCCCGCCGCTTCGACTTCTTTCAGGCCCTGCGGCTGATCGAGCAGGCGCATGCGGAGCGTCCGCGCCTCGGCCGGTCGCTGTCCGCGCGCGACGACGCCGTGCGGCTCTCGCAAGACCCCGAGCTGATCTTTCATCCGACGACGCTCGGCGACTACGCGCCGGGCGAGGACGGCAAGCCCGGCCGGCTCGCGGTGAATTTTCTCGGCCTGCTCGGACCGAACGGCCCGCTGCCGACTCACCTGACCGCCTACGTGCGCGAGCGCGCGCGCAACGCGAACGATCCGACGCTCGCGCGCTTTCTCGACGTGTTCCATCACCGGATGCTGTCGCTGTTCTATCGCGCGTGGGCGGATGCGCAGCCGGTCGTGAGCGCCGACCGTCCGCGCGACGATCGCTTCGCGGGCTACGTCGGCAGCCTGTTCGGCCTCGGCGCGCCCGCACTCGCCGATCGCGACGCCGTGCCCGATTCCGCCAAGCGTCACTTCGCGGGCGTGCTTGCCGCGCCGACGCGCCATGCCGACGGGCTGCGGCTGATTCTCGCGCGCTTTTTCGGCGTGAACGTGTCGATCGAGCCGTGGCGCGGCCACTGGATCGCGCTGCCGGAGGACGCGCGCACACGTCTTTGCGGCGCGCGGCTCGGCATATCGACGGTCGTGGGCACGCGGGTCTGGGATTGCCAGCACAAGTTTCGCATCGTGATCGGACCGCTCGGCTACGTCGACTTCATGCGCTTTCTGCCGGGCGGCGCGAGCCTCACGAAGCTCGCCGACTGGGTCCGCAACTACGTGCGCGATCCGCTCGACTGGGACGTGGCGCTGCATCTGAAGCGCGAGGAAGTGCCGCCGCTGCGGCTGCAAGGGCATTCGACGAAAGGCGCGCGCCTCGGCTGGAACACCTGGCTCACGAGCGGCGCGCCGGTTCATGACAACCATCGGGTCGTGATCGCCGGGCAGGCGCAAGCGAACCAGAAGCAAGCCAGAAGCAAGGAGACTTCTCATGACTGA
- the tssH gene encoding type VI secretion system ATPase TssH, whose protein sequence is MTEISRMALFGKLDPLAYRAIENGAAFCKLRGNPYVELAHCVHQILLAADSDLRRLVRHFELDQAALERDLTAALDRLPRGATSVSDISAQVDEAVERGWVFGSLMFNASKVRTGHLVIGMLRTPNLRNALYALSRQFEKISFDALSARFDALLDGSPEAQAAPATEPAAPLAQNDALARYTVDLTAEAREGKLDPIVGRDTEIRQVIDILMRRRQNNPILTGEAGVGKTAVVEGFAQRVVAGDVPPALRDAVVRTLDVGLLQAGASVKGEFESRLKQVIEAVQASDRPVILFIDEAHTLVGAGGAAGTGDAANLLKPALARGTLRTIAATTWVEYKKHIEKDPALTRRFQVVKVPEPTEAGAIAMMRGLVRKMERHHGVQVLDEALEAAVKLSHRFIPARQLPDKAVSLLDTACARVAVSQQALPPAIDDARRRIETWTTESEIVAREAALGIDTRERAVDVAARLDAERTRLADLTARWETERALVERILAARRAIEAGGESVTLADLKALTDELGERQGEAPLILPGVDAHAVASVVQDWTGIPVGRMVRDEAASVLELAATLNRRIVGQGHAMDMIARRVQTARAGLDDPCKPVGVFMLAGTSGVGKTETALALAEALYGGEDNVVTVNMSEYQEAHTVSLLKGAPPGYVGYGEGGVLTEAVRRRPYSVVLLDEFEKAHPDVHKLFFQVFDKGRMEDGEGREIDFSNTLILLTTNVGTELITHLCGGREAPAPEDIARSLREPLLEAFPPALLGRVAVIPYYPLDQAMLDAVIRLQLARIGRRIGERQRVHFAWDDAVVGQIARRCTELASGGRMIDAILTNTVLPRVSTEFLSRLVDGRSVAKVEVGVCDGEFTYSFD, encoded by the coding sequence ATGACTGAAATCAGCCGCATGGCGTTGTTCGGCAAGCTCGATCCGCTTGCCTATCGTGCGATCGAAAACGGCGCAGCGTTCTGCAAGCTGCGCGGCAATCCGTATGTCGAACTGGCGCACTGCGTGCATCAGATTCTGCTCGCGGCGGATTCGGATCTGCGTCGTCTCGTGCGGCATTTCGAGCTGGACCAGGCCGCGCTCGAACGCGATCTGACCGCCGCGCTCGATCGCCTGCCGCGCGGCGCGACCTCCGTTTCCGATATCTCCGCGCAAGTCGATGAAGCCGTCGAGCGCGGCTGGGTCTTCGGCTCGCTGATGTTCAATGCCTCGAAGGTCCGCACCGGGCATCTCGTGATCGGCATGCTGCGCACGCCGAACCTGCGCAACGCGCTCTACGCGCTGTCCCGCCAGTTCGAGAAGATCAGCTTCGATGCGCTGTCCGCACGCTTCGACGCGCTGCTCGACGGCTCGCCGGAAGCGCAGGCTGCACCCGCCACGGAACCGGCCGCGCCGCTCGCGCAGAACGACGCGCTCGCCCGCTACACCGTCGATCTGACCGCCGAGGCGCGCGAGGGCAAGCTCGATCCGATCGTCGGGCGCGATACGGAGATTCGCCAGGTCATCGACATTCTCATGCGGCGGCGGCAGAACAACCCGATCCTGACGGGCGAGGCGGGTGTCGGCAAGACGGCGGTGGTGGAAGGCTTCGCGCAGCGCGTCGTCGCGGGGGACGTGCCGCCCGCGTTGCGCGACGCCGTCGTGCGTACGCTCGATGTCGGTCTGCTGCAGGCGGGCGCGAGCGTGAAGGGCGAATTCGAGAGCCGGCTGAAGCAGGTGATCGAAGCGGTGCAGGCGTCGGACCGGCCGGTGATTCTTTTCATCGACGAGGCGCACACGCTCGTCGGCGCGGGCGGCGCGGCCGGCACCGGCGACGCCGCCAACCTGCTCAAGCCCGCGCTCGCACGCGGCACGCTGCGCACGATCGCGGCGACGACCTGGGTCGAATACAAGAAGCACATCGAGAAGGACCCGGCTCTCACGCGGCGCTTTCAGGTGGTCAAGGTGCCGGAGCCGACCGAAGCGGGCGCGATCGCGATGATGCGCGGCCTCGTGCGCAAGATGGAGCGCCATCACGGCGTGCAGGTGCTCGACGAGGCGCTGGAGGCGGCGGTGAAACTCTCGCATCGCTTCATTCCCGCGCGCCAGTTGCCCGACAAGGCCGTGAGCCTGCTCGACACCGCCTGCGCGCGCGTCGCGGTGAGCCAGCAGGCGCTGCCGCCCGCCATCGACGATGCGAGGCGCCGCATCGAGACGTGGACGACGGAAAGCGAGATCGTGGCGCGCGAAGCGGCGCTTGGCATCGACACGCGGGAACGCGCCGTCGATGTCGCCGCCCGGCTCGACGCCGAACGTACGCGCCTCGCCGATCTCACCGCGCGCTGGGAGACGGAGCGCGCGCTTGTCGAACGCATTCTCGCGGCGCGGCGGGCGATCGAGGCGGGCGGCGAGTCCGTCACGCTCGCCGACCTGAAAGCGCTGACCGATGAACTCGGCGAGCGCCAGGGCGAAGCGCCCCTGATCCTGCCAGGCGTCGACGCGCACGCGGTCGCATCGGTGGTGCAGGACTGGACCGGCATCCCGGTCGGCCGCATGGTGCGCGACGAAGCCGCCAGCGTGCTCGAGCTGGCCGCGACGCTGAACCGCCGCATCGTCGGACAGGGTCACGCGATGGACATGATCGCGCGCCGCGTGCAGACCGCGCGCGCCGGCCTCGACGATCCCTGCAAGCCGGTCGGCGTGTTCATGCTGGCGGGCACTTCGGGCGTCGGCAAGACCGAAACCGCGCTCGCGCTCGCCGAGGCGCTGTACGGCGGCGAGGACAACGTCGTCACCGTGAACATGAGCGAGTACCAGGAAGCGCACACCGTTTCCCTGTTGAAGGGCGCGCCGCCGGGATACGTCGGTTATGGCGAGGGCGGCGTGCTCACCGAGGCGGTACGGCGCCGTCCCTATAGCGTCGTGCTGCTCGACGAGTTCGAGAAGGCGCATCCGGACGTGCACAAGCTCTTTTTCCAGGTCTTCGACAAGGGCCGCATGGAAGACGGCGAAGGACGCGAGATCGATTTCAGCAACACGTTGATCCTGCTCACGACCAATGTCGGCACCGAACTCATCACGCATCTGTGCGGCGGGCGTGAAGCGCCAGCGCCGGAAGACATCGCGCGCTCGTTGCGCGAGCCGCTGCTCGAAGCATTTCCGCCGGCGCTGCTCGGGCGCGTCGCGGTGATCCCGTATTACCCGCTCGACCAGGCGATGCTCGATGCGGTGATCCGTCTCCAGCTCGCGCGCATCGGGCGGCGCATCGGCGAGCGGCAGCGCGTCCACTTCGCCTGGGACGACGCGGTGGTCGGGCAGATCGCGCGGCGCTGCACGGAACTCGCGAGCGGCGGCCGGATGATCGACGCGATTCTCACCAACACCGTGCTGCCGCGCGTGAGCACGGAATTCCTGAGCCGTCTGGTCGATGGCCGCAGCGTAGCGAAAGTCGAAGTCGGCGTATGCGACGGCGAGTTCACCTATTCGTTCGATTGA
- a CDS encoding DUF4280 domain-containing protein: MPQQVVMGATLQCSFGVTPSALVVLPVNRVRCEGSIAANIMDHEPLVNIMPFGMCTSQANPEVAAATAAALGTPTPMPCMPATVSPWVPGALTVLLGNQPSLDNVSRCLCNWGGVVSIVDPATCETQIP, from the coding sequence ATGCCACAACAAGTCGTCATGGGCGCGACGCTGCAATGCTCGTTCGGCGTGACGCCGTCCGCGCTCGTCGTCCTGCCCGTCAACCGCGTGCGCTGCGAAGGGTCGATTGCCGCGAACATCATGGATCACGAGCCGCTCGTGAACATCATGCCGTTCGGCATGTGCACCTCGCAGGCGAATCCCGAAGTCGCCGCGGCCACCGCCGCCGCGCTCGGCACGCCGACGCCGATGCCCTGCATGCCCGCGACCGTGTCGCCCTGGGTGCCCGGCGCGCTCACGGTGTTGCTTGGCAACCAGCCGTCGCTCGACAACGTCTCCAGGTGCCTCTGCAACTGGGGCGGCGTGGTGTCGATCGTCGATCCGGCGACGTGCGAAACGCAGATTCCCTGA
- a CDS encoding type VI secretion system Vgr family protein — protein sequence MMLTDNDRIAQVTCAFGKNALVLYRMRGREELGRLAQWDLELLADRSNLDIAKMLGSDFSLSLAIPSGGTREYNGIVTAFELARPASTQPNRPALYRATVRPRLWLLTRASHCRFFHQMTASAIIGRVLADYHIDFENKCSATYPGLEHCAQYRETDFDFVSRLAEREGIYYYFEHRGGKHRLILTDSSQAHGATPHCDALPFRAQSSAPREHEWVYAWSTGGEVATGIVELNDYDFEKPSQSAQQGLVARAHRVKRFDEPVYAMQEHAPGYTRHEDAERLARARVEAHQAANVFVSARTTARAIWPGGTVHLSDHPLAQHNGEYLVVSAEYEINSDDYISTFDARARPPVFDCAFTALPRDAGFRAARSTPRACVAGPQTAVVVGPKGEEIHTDKYGRIKVQFHWEQLGPEASRESLQRCWVRVAQPWAGKGYGAFFLPRIGQEVLVHFIEGDPDQPLVIGSVYNAAQTTPYELPAKMARTTLRSNSTKGGNGFNEMRFDDTKDAEQLFFHAERDLETWVKHDALTRIGRERHVIVEQDDYARCGGNRSDAVQGDQRTGIGGKFSLEIGGDTHHKSGANISVGAGVNVDVKGGANVTIEAGVTLTLKAGGNTIVLGPSGIAISAAGPVSIDGVVVQINCGGAGAGAGAASASPDAPAAPRQADDGSR from the coding sequence ATGATGCTCACCGACAACGATCGCATCGCGCAGGTGACCTGCGCGTTCGGCAAGAACGCGCTCGTGCTGTATCGCATGCGCGGACGCGAGGAACTGGGACGCCTCGCGCAATGGGATCTCGAACTGCTCGCCGACCGCTCGAATCTCGACATCGCGAAGATGCTCGGCAGCGACTTCTCGCTGTCGCTCGCGATTCCCTCGGGCGGCACGCGCGAGTACAACGGCATCGTCACGGCGTTCGAGCTGGCGCGGCCCGCGAGCACGCAGCCGAATCGTCCGGCGCTGTATCGCGCGACGGTGCGCCCGCGCCTGTGGCTGCTCACGCGCGCGTCGCACTGCCGCTTCTTCCACCAGATGACCGCGTCCGCGATCATCGGCCGCGTGCTCGCCGACTATCACATCGACTTCGAGAACAAGTGCTCGGCGACGTATCCGGGCCTCGAACACTGCGCGCAGTACCGCGAGACGGATTTCGATTTCGTGAGTCGGCTCGCCGAGCGCGAAGGCATTTACTACTACTTCGAGCATCGGGGCGGCAAGCATCGGCTGATTCTCACGGATTCGTCGCAGGCGCATGGCGCGACGCCGCATTGCGATGCACTGCCGTTTCGCGCGCAGAGCAGCGCGCCGCGCGAGCACGAGTGGGTCTACGCATGGTCCACGGGCGGCGAAGTGGCGACAGGCATCGTCGAGCTCAACGATTACGACTTCGAGAAGCCGTCGCAATCGGCGCAGCAAGGTCTCGTCGCGCGCGCACATCGCGTGAAGCGCTTCGACGAGCCCGTCTACGCGATGCAGGAGCACGCGCCGGGCTACACGCGCCACGAGGACGCCGAGCGTCTCGCACGCGCGCGCGTCGAGGCGCATCAGGCGGCCAATGTCTTCGTGAGCGCGCGCACGACCGCGCGCGCCATCTGGCCTGGCGGAACCGTGCATTTGAGCGATCATCCGCTCGCGCAGCACAACGGTGAGTACCTCGTCGTTTCGGCCGAATATGAAATCAATTCGGATGACTATATTTCCACTTTCGATGCGCGCGCCCGGCCGCCCGTGTTCGATTGCGCCTTCACGGCGTTGCCGCGCGACGCCGGATTCCGGGCCGCGCGCAGCACGCCGCGCGCGTGCGTGGCGGGGCCGCAAACGGCGGTGGTCGTCGGGCCGAAAGGCGAAGAGATCCATACCGACAAATACGGCCGCATCAAGGTGCAGTTTCATTGGGAGCAGCTCGGACCAGAGGCGTCGCGCGAGTCGCTGCAGCGCTGCTGGGTGCGCGTCGCGCAGCCCTGGGCCGGCAAGGGCTACGGGGCGTTCTTCCTGCCGCGTATCGGACAGGAAGTGCTGGTGCATTTCATCGAAGGCGATCCGGATCAGCCGCTCGTGATCGGCAGCGTCTACAACGCGGCGCAGACGACACCTTACGAACTGCCTGCGAAGATGGCCCGCACCACGCTCAGGAGCAATTCGACGAAAGGCGGCAACGGCTTCAACGAAATGCGCTTCGACGATACGAAGGATGCCGAGCAGTTGTTCTTTCACGCCGAGCGCGATCTGGAAACCTGGGTCAAGCACGACGCGCTCACGCGCATCGGCCGCGAGCGGCATGTAATCGTCGAGCAGGACGACTACGCGCGCTGCGGCGGAAATCGCAGCGACGCGGTGCAAGGCGACCAGCGCACGGGCATCGGCGGCAAGTTTTCCCTCGAAATCGGCGGCGATACACATCACAAGAGCGGGGCGAATATTTCGGTGGGGGCGGGTGTTAACGTCGATGTGAAGGGCGGAGCGAACGTCACCATCGAGGCCGGCGTGACGCTTACGCTCAAGGCGGGCGGCAACACCATCGTGCTCGGACCGTCCGGCATCGCGATCAGCGCGGCCGGGCCGGTGTCGATCGACGGCGTGGTCGTGCAGATCAACTGCGGCGGGGCAGGCGCCGGCGCGGGCGCGGCGAGCGCGTCGCCCGATGCGCCCGCCGCGCCCCGCCAGGCCGACGACGGCTCCAGATGA
- the tagH gene encoding type VI secretion system-associated FHA domain protein TagH produces the protein MYLTLTVESYQGSAPDAPLACRFGAAGGTIGRGTGNVLVLPDAAKTVSRVHARIDWTEDGWRLADLGGNPSRVNGRPLAGGQPAPLADGDVLEIGGYRLGVRSMARAPAAAFDAPLGVHDRRGFDPLDAASAQQEGAAQTFAHDPLACAAVLADSPLPGSRFDPLYGEHEAPHRLDGHAAFAGSQSDHVPPEQVAYAPPVRAITHALAGGIPHDYDPLGDMALAPCTSAPELPIPTTAAANDAVAESAYAALLDGMGVDAAALNTRDAAEVARLAGAMLRTAVRGVVDVLLSRSVMKREISLDTTMLVQRDNNPLKFFPDGDGALAQMLRGASAGYLPAQSALQGAFDDIRRHELAVLAGTRAAMQHLLGRFDPQAIAAAADTRRGWLDWLPACRKARQWERLVALHAELTHASADDLQALSGSAFNDAYERQANGFADAKPLAPSILH, from the coding sequence ATGTATCTCACGCTCACGGTGGAGAGCTATCAGGGCAGCGCGCCCGATGCGCCGCTCGCGTGCCGCTTCGGCGCGGCGGGCGGCACCATCGGGCGCGGCACCGGCAACGTGCTGGTGCTGCCGGATGCGGCGAAGACCGTGTCGCGCGTGCATGCGCGGATCGACTGGACCGAGGACGGCTGGCGGCTCGCCGATCTCGGCGGCAATCCGAGCCGGGTCAACGGGCGGCCGCTCGCGGGCGGCCAGCCCGCGCCGCTCGCCGACGGCGACGTGCTGGAGATCGGCGGCTACCGGCTCGGCGTGCGATCGATGGCGCGCGCACCCGCTGCAGCCTTCGACGCGCCGCTCGGCGTGCATGACCGTCGCGGCTTCGATCCTCTGGATGCGGCGAGCGCGCAGCAAGAGGGCGCGGCGCAGACCTTCGCGCACGATCCGCTCGCCTGCGCGGCGGTGCTGGCGGATTCGCCGCTGCCGGGCTCGCGCTTCGATCCGCTCTACGGTGAACATGAAGCGCCTCACCGGCTCGACGGCCATGCGGCGTTCGCCGGATCGCAGAGCGATCACGTGCCGCCCGAGCAGGTCGCCTACGCGCCGCCCGTGCGCGCGATCACGCATGCGCTGGCGGGCGGCATTCCGCACGACTACGATCCGCTCGGCGACATGGCGCTGGCGCCTTGCACGAGCGCCCCGGAATTGCCGATCCCCACGACGGCCGCCGCGAACGACGCGGTAGCCGAATCGGCCTACGCGGCGTTGCTCGACGGCATGGGCGTCGATGCCGCCGCGCTCAACACACGCGATGCCGCCGAGGTCGCGCGTCTCGCGGGCGCGATGCTGCGCACGGCGGTGCGAGGCGTAGTGGACGTGCTGCTGTCGCGCTCGGTGATGAAGCGCGAAATCAGTCTCGACACGACGATGCTGGTCCAGCGCGACAACAACCCGCTCAAGTTTTTCCCCGACGGCGACGGCGCGCTCGCGCAGATGCTGCGTGGCGCGAGCGCCGGCTATCTGCCCGCGCAGAGCGCGCTTCAAGGCGCCTTCGACGATATCCGGCGTCACGAACTCGCGGTCCTCGCGGGCACGCGCGCGGCCATGCAGCACCTGCTCGGGCGCTTCGATCCGCAGGCGATCGCGGCGGCCGCCGACACCCGGCGCGGCTGGCTCGACTGGCTGCCCGCGTGCCGCAAGGCGCGTCAGTGGGAGCGTCTGGTGGCGCTGCATGCCGAACTGACGCATGCGAGCGCCGACGACCTCCAGGCGCTCTCCGGCAGCGCTTTCAACGACGCATATGAGCGGCAGGCGAACGGTTTCGCCGATGCGAAGCCGCTGGCTCCTTCAATCCTTCATTGA
- the tssK gene encoding type VI secretion system baseplate subunit TssK: protein MSRNNKVIWSEGMLLQPQHLQQHDRYMRAQIDARCAALRPYAFGVSELEIDVGQLKLGRIALTACAGVLPDGSPFRLPADDELPLPLAVPEDARDLTVVLALPVARHGAPEAAYAAQAGHDGFARHRIAETEVLDSNEGATGAALVQVGKLQLRLAFEEDVAHAHTSLGIARIVERRADNSIVLDAAYAPPCLDYRVSRRLCGFVDELTGLMHQRADALAARLAQPAATGAAEIADFLLLQVLNRAEPLFAGIASTTGLHPHDLHQHALQLAGELATFSQSGKRPGAFPAYRHERLDATFTPIVDALRAALAAVMDPHAVPIALEERKYGLRVAIVPDRELFRSASFVLAVKADLAPAALLNGFPQQAKLGPVERIRDLVNLQLPGVALRALPVAPRQLPFHAGFTYFELERGGDLWRQFATSAGVALHVAGDFPGIQFEFWAIRP from the coding sequence ATGTCAAGGAACAACAAGGTGATCTGGTCCGAAGGCATGCTGCTTCAACCGCAGCATCTGCAGCAGCATGACCGCTACATGCGCGCGCAGATCGACGCGCGTTGCGCCGCCCTGCGGCCCTATGCGTTCGGCGTTTCGGAACTGGAGATCGACGTCGGGCAACTGAAGCTCGGCCGCATTGCGCTGACCGCGTGCGCGGGCGTGCTGCCCGATGGCAGTCCGTTCCGGCTTCCCGCCGACGATGAACTCCCGCTTCCCCTCGCCGTGCCCGAGGACGCGCGCGATCTGACGGTCGTGCTCGCGTTGCCCGTCGCGCGTCATGGCGCGCCCGAGGCCGCGTATGCGGCGCAGGCCGGTCACGATGGCTTCGCGCGCCACCGTATCGCGGAAACGGAAGTGCTCGACAGCAACGAAGGCGCGACCGGCGCCGCGCTCGTGCAGGTCGGCAAGCTGCAACTGCGCCTCGCGTTCGAGGAGGACGTGGCGCACGCGCATACGTCGCTCGGGATCGCGCGCATCGTCGAGCGTCGCGCGGACAACAGCATCGTGCTCGATGCCGCCTACGCGCCGCCCTGCCTCGACTATCGCGTGTCGCGGCGGCTGTGCGGATTCGTCGACGAACTCACGGGCCTCATGCACCAGCGCGCCGATGCGCTCGCCGCGCGCCTCGCCCAGCCCGCCGCGACCGGCGCGGCGGAGATCGCCGACTTTCTGCTGCTGCAGGTGCTCAACCGGGCGGAGCCGTTGTTCGCGGGGATCGCGTCGACGACCGGTCTGCATCCGCACGACCTTCATCAGCACGCCTTGCAACTGGCGGGCGAGCTTGCCACGTTCAGCCAGTCCGGCAAGCGTCCGGGCGCGTTCCCAGCGTATCGCCACGAGCGGCTCGACGCGACCTTCACGCCGATCGTCGATGCGCTGCGCGCCGCGCTCGCCGCCGTGATGGACCCGCATGCCGTGCCGATCGCGCTGGAGGAGCGCAAGTACGGACTGCGCGTGGCGATCGTGCCGGACCGCGAGCTGTTCCGCTCGGCGAGCTTCGTGCTCGCGGTGAAGGCCGATCTCGCGCCCGCCGCGCTGCTCAACGGGTTTCCGCAGCAGGCCAAGCTCGGGCCGGTCGAGCGCATCCGCGATCTCGTCAATCTGCAATTGCCGGGCGTCGCGCTGCGTGCGCTGCCGGTCGCGCCGCGCCAGTTGCCGTTCCATGCCGGCTTCACCTATTTCGAGCTGGAGCGCGGCGGCGATCTGTGGCGGCAGTTCGCGACCTCGGCGGGCGTGGCGCTGCATGTAGCGGGGGATTTTCCCGGCATCCAGTTCGAGTTCTGGGCGATCCGCCCGTGA